GGCGAACCTAGTCATGGCCAATTAATTGACGGTGCATTCATCTCTACAAGGTTCATTTCCTTAATGTTTAAGCTGCCTCTTGGAGATCTCATTCAGTCGAACCTCACTAGTGAATTAATTCTGGAATGTTCATGAATTTTTCCTTAGCTATTAAGTGTGTCTATTCGGCTAGCCTAGggattactataaatatttgtttgataatttgtcaaaggacttttgccattttgaatattgaattaagtattttgtgaggaattcttctctcaatttcgtccaaagacttagttggcttatctactagttagtggcgtcaacctttgTCCTTTGcaacccgaacttatcacttttaacCAAGTGTATGCTCgactataccgaggttcctatcttcgttagatagtgggtcgaggtcctatttacatcattcttaatccaccttaaagacatataagaatcgggtcaacttaaacccttaaagttggttcactcttgtttttaagctttcCTTCCATTCTACCTTAAAACGAAACTCCAaaccttttaataaacattttctttcatttttagccGAAGTACCATATATACCATTGCCATTTTAACCTTGATTGAACCATTATCGTCTTTGTTGGACAAACATAACCTTTTGAATCAAGTcgaacgaaacttcatcgttagaacgatcgggcaacaaaaACGACTCGGAATCATTCACGAGGCCGGGGCGTGTCAGatacttgtatttttctttGTCTAATATGGTACCTATAGTTtacaaaagttatacattttggtacCTGAAGGtaacaatgttaatttttttagcgTTTAATTCGTATTTTAGAATTAAGTTGATGAAAattattaactaataatattataaattaacttTCATCGAATCAAtcttaaaacccaaaataaatcatatttataagattttgtttgataaattaaatgcaaaactaaataaattcacaatcaaaactaaatttattttattaacaaaatcatgaaaagtcaaatttaatagaattagcaattaactttcacAAATCAATACTAAAATCcgaattaaacattaaaatttaacaccattaccattaaatatcaaatacaaaagaaaaaagaaaaactcaaattccacattaaaaaaaataaaaaatgatatattaagcGTCATTTTACTACGCATTATTTCTCCGGCAAATCAACAATATGTTAACATAGCTGAAAATCAAGATAAATTGAGCTGTTTTTGACCGTTGGATCAGCCACAACACAATTAAGATAACCAATCAGAAACTGCCACGCACGCATCGCATCACACAATTTTATCCAACCCAAAACTCTATCCTTTTGCTGCTGCCCTCTCTTGTCCTCGCCTGCTGCCACTGCCACTCATGCGAGCTATCGGAAAATGGCTATCATACTTGACTCGCTCCTGCCCCTGAGTCGACCCACCCTTCCAGCTCGCCTTTCCACGCCATTCCCCCCTCCTGCTTCTCGTCTTTGCACTCGCAGAAACCAATCAGTAAACCATTTTCACACTCCTTACTTCCCCACCATTGTCATTTATGTTTCTTTCATTTCGTAGCGGTAATTATCATTCCATGCATTCCTTTATGTGAACTTTGCATTTCTAGTTAGCGATTTCATgttgaaaataaatgaaaaagagtgaaaagaaaGCATCTTTGAGCTGTTTCTGTAAGTGGGTCAGTCATTGTAGAAAAACAGGCTCTCAGTCCCAGATAATTCAATGAAAAGAACTTCCAGTAGTCATATGATAGCagatttgtttaattgaattggttTTTGCAAGTTGGCTTACATGACATATGTTTGCTTCCCTATTATATAATCAGTTTCAAGCTTTTTCAATCCCAAGGAGGAATGCAATGGCCTTGATCTTATCAACATACATCTTCTCAGAAGTTGGATTACATGATAATATTGCATTTGCTGAACCATCTGTTGGGTTCAGAGAGTACATAGATACATTTGATGGGTATTCATTGAAGTACCCTCAGAACTGGATTCAAGTTCGAGGTGCTGGAGCTGATATATTCTTCAGGGACCCTTATGTTCTTGATGAAAATCTCTCAGTGGAGTTATCCTCTCCATCATCTTCCAGGTATAAGACTGTTGAAGATTTAGGTCCTCCAGAAGAAGCTGGGAAGAAAGTACTTAAGCAGTACCTGACAGAGTTCATGTCGACAAGGCTTGGTGTGAGACGTGAATCAAATATACTTTCAACATCCTCAAGAGTTGCAGATGATGGGAAGCTATATTATCAAGTTGAGGTGAGTCAGATTTTGTGTTATTACCATCTTTTATAACACATAGTTGATGTTTGATTATGTATGTGATGATTGTGTTGTTTTGCTTTAGGTGAATATAAAATCATATGCAAACACCAATGAACTTGCTGTGATGCCACAAGACAGAGTACCTAGATTGGAATGGAACCGGCGGTACCTTTCTGTTCTTGGTGTTGAAAACAACCGGTTATATGAGCTGAGATTACAAACACCCGAAAGTGTATTtgtagaagaagaaaatgatctGAGGCAAGTCATGGATTCTTTTAGAGTGAACAAGGTGGCTGGCTGATCAGTTTTTATCTTGAGACCTTTTTTCCATTGGATgagatttttattcttttattgtaaGTCCTTTTAGTTGCAAAGAAGCGATACTTATTCTCAACTTTTGGTTATCATGCAAGACTACCCATATTGAATATTATGAATATGACATTCAAAAgatcctccaaatacatggaaatataacaaaattaaataagcTTGTCTTAAATACAAGGGATGAAGTAGTCCAGCTAAAGATGGTAACAAGAAAGTTGGTGAATGGCATTGATTTAATCTTGTATGATTCAAGAAATATAGTTTTTGTCAAAAGGTACTCAAATTCCAGAAGTACCAAATACATCAGTTTCTGAATCAGCAAAGCAATGTAAGTAAAGTAACTCAAAAAATGGAGCAGCATCAAAATACTGATAAGCATGTCCCTCACCAACTCAACTTGATGCAAACATTCAAATTATGACCTCACTTCAAATTCCCCTGCTCGTGTCAGAGCTCGAAAACCTTTGTACAGACGACTCGGTGCAGTCTTTAGATCGAGTTTATCTATTTGCAAGCCGGAGAGCGCAACACCCATAATCCTAAAACCCACTCGAAACGTGGGAAAAACATGAAGACGCTCTAGCTCTGTCTCAAGCAACAATGTGCCAGACAACGATGGGGTTTTATCCTTAGGAATCCGACCAATTGTCCAAGAGCATATCTGCAAAGGCATGTCATAAACATGTAATAATCAGATACAGCAGTAGATTATATACTATTAGCATCTACCAACTATACTGATCACTATCATACTCTAAATCAAGGTATAAGTTCTGTATCAAGTTCAGAAAGCAGTAAATACCTTGTTGCCGAGGATGTTTACAGTTCCATGATTTGAATTCAAATCAGCTGATAAAATACAAGGAGGTAGTTGAAACTCCAAAGTTATTGAGTCAATTGTTTTTCCAGGATCATTTCTTATACCAACCAACACATTAACACGGCATTTCCCAGCATCTGAAGTTAGCTGTGGCTTCACATATAAGGGAGTACTCTTCAACTTTTTAATTCTGCATGGAAATCAAGAcactttaaatataatatatacagCGGCATCAGCTTAAACTTAGCACAGGGTAAAATGTATGAGAGAACCTGTAACTCATAAGCTTAAACTCTCCATCAGGAGGTACAAATGACAAAACTTGATGGGATTCCCAGGGACGAAAGCGAACGCAGGGATGGAATCTGACATCATCTAGAATTGATGGGTTCGCAAAAGAAAGTGTCAAATCTGGAAGACCTGAAAGATGGGAATTTACTCGAACTTCACCATAAACTTCACATTTGACCAACGCCCCATCCCTAAACAGCACATACAAAAGAAAGAGGATCAGGACTTTGAATGTAAAACAATGCATACAAACAAGTTAGACATTCCACTAttgcacattaaattttaacctaaatccaaAAGACCAATGTTAATAAGAAGGAAACCTCTAGCCAGATCAGAGAATTCACCTGTTTATAACTGCATCCATTTCTTCAACAAGATCAACATAAACTTCATTGTTTGCATATTTTGGTTCTGCTGCTCTCCATGGTATGCAAGACCCTGTAGCACCAGGAAGGGTATCACTTACATTGGAACTATTACCAGTCACCACACTCAGAACTTTGCTGACAATATTTGGTGGAGCAATCATCTCTCTTAGAATGTTTGCTTCTGTTGTGAGAGGGAAACCATTGTCTATCATTTCATCCAGAAGCTGCAACAAACATGCTAGTTCAGCTCGATTTGGGCAGCACATATTAGTTCATGGAACACACACATTTCACCTAGTGATAAACAGGCACATCATGTAAAATGACACAATCTGCTTAGGCACATAGAATGACACAATTAGCTTTTACACTCATTCATCTTAGCATACACAAAAGACCAAGCCACTTTGATTGCCTTCCCCACGAAATTCTGATAAGCACATAACATATAGTAAGAAATACCTCATAAACAATTACAAAGTTATCCTTTATCACATCTTCATTCAGCCCACCAAGATAATCCGAGAGGACATCCGAAACTCTGCAAAGGAACTGGAATTCAAACAGTTAAAGCCCGAGAACTTCAATTGGTTCAAGCATACATAAGCATAACAAAGGATTATAATGTTAACTTACTTACCTCGATGCCCATTAAAGGAGGCATTTCAACTTGGGTGCAAGCTAAAAATGTAATCCCCTCTCGAACTACTTGGAAAAGATAATGAGTAGGTGAAGCAATCACTGGCTGTGACTGTACAAACAagcaacaataaaataataaaatttttgagaagaaaatgattaaaaaaacaaaatggaaaacaactaaACCAACTGGAATGatttacaaaaacaataaaGAGAAGAACAAAGGTATTAATCTAGGAAGAAACTGGGAAATGGAATAAATCCAGAAATCAGAATTGGATAAACAAGCAAAAGAACCTGAATTGGCTGTAAAATTGGGAATATAAAGATGAGTGAGAgattgaacaaaaaataaataaaaattggggGTATAAAGATAGTAGAGGGAAGATTAAAGGGAAATAGGGAAATAGGGTACCTTGAAGGAATCGCCTTGAGAAATAACATGATCCCAAAACCAATCACATATTGATCTGTCAACGCGATGCCCAGTTAGCTGTTTCTCTAGCATCACCTCTCTGTCAATTACAAAGATCCATATATCCAAATTCgcttttttagttttaatttaatcgtaatcgaaatgaaattgaagttgaaaagACTGTAAAAAGGAAGAAGCATTGAATTGAAAAGAAACGACTTACCCAGAATCAGATAGAAGAAATATGCACTGCAACATGTCTGATTTCTTATCTGCCTCTTTCACCCTTTCTAGCCAACAACAATTCAGCAATTGCAATTCGTATTATCCCACCAAGCAGGTTTAATCAACAATacatactttttttctttttaaattcttaagTTAATGAAAgagtgctttttttttttcaaaattaaatgaagaacATAATCAATATGTGCATACAGGTGATTATGTCgatttaaaagtataatattaatatattttatatttatataaattcgGTTgcactcaaaatattatattatattatattatattaataaataattatatttttttattaaaattttttatatagtcattttaatattattttaatatttacattagagtaatattatatgtttagtatatgtttatttttttattatgttctaaattacataatatataaaaataacataatataaagtattataaacttaaaaatgagtCGGGCCAGACCAGGCTTGGACTTTGGATGTTCAAACCTGAGCCAGACTCATATTTTCAACGAGCCTAATTTTTTGTCTAgtcccatttttcgggcctaaTATTTTTGTGCAAACTCTCCCAAATTTTGGACGAGCCCTCCGGTCTGAGCGAATAATCCAATTCATGAACAGGTCTACATGCATCCAACTATTTCGCTGTAAAATATTAAGATTTTGTATCAATCGGTATGTGCACACATCAGTATAAGTTGATATTTGTCAAAACGAGTAGAAATATATAGGAACAATTGTAATGCATTGAATTCTTGATTAGAATGGAACCAAATATTATTAGTATCGATTAAGGATCTAAATGTTATGTACTGATTTGAACGATTAGGGGAGAGCAATTAGGTTAATTGATCGATTTTAATATAAGAAAATGACCCAACCGACTTTAATTAAGAAAACCGGTCAAATCGAACTGACATTGATTAAGTCGATTTGATTGGTTTTTTCGATTAATTGATCCAAAATTTTTGGGTTGGGTTTAAGGTTATTGATGCGGGtttatatgttaatatatttattatatatcataataaataaattttaaataattaaaagataatataaaataaatcagtTTTTCCTGCCAATtagattctaaattttaaaacataagaatTGATCgagaaaatcaattaaaacgAGATCAAAATCGACCAACCTATTTCACCTgattaaactaaaattgaaataactaATTATGTGGATGTTATTAAGTTAAAACCGAGCATTACTGTCATCTTTGGCTAGGTtctctgttttcaaaattttgacttaCATTCCCTTGAAGACAACGCTCGTTTTGAGCAGTTAAATTGAGACAGAatttaagggtgggtttggatgaacGGTGCGTTTAGCTGcgattagtataaaaatagtaGTGACGGtgaaattaaatactataacGTGAAATAAGAAATAAGCTAAATGCATCCAAATTCATCCATAATCTAAATctgaatttatgaatatttaatcTGTTTATTATCTtcttaataaatgaatattataaGTCATTAGATTTAGAGAATGCGAGAAAACCTTGGAGTCGTAACTAATCTAGTTCATAAAAATCAGCAATTTtagtttgtaaaattttatattcattttatggtttataatcaaaattcataattattattattttcaaaatttgaatccacatctttcattaaaaatataatatatacatttaacatttaattatcacaaaatttttcataaatttgactatatgtatgatttgaatgaaaatagaGTATATTGATATGACATGTGATGCTCGAGTGAAAGTCGACTATAATTTCTTCAACCTTAAAACGCTAAAGCTGTTGCTGAGTTTGAGGCAGTTTGGAACGGTATGGGCCTAAGGGGCTAAATCCAGTTACGACAATACCTAAAAATTAATAGAGCCAATAAGCAACAGCAGTCGACCTGACACAGTGACACCCCCACACCAGCAAGCAAACTAGGAACCCAGCCAACCAACATTTAGCCCACCCAATAGAGCAACCATTAACCCACTCTATAATCAATGCAAGCTAAATCAACCCCCAACCTTCTATGggctaatttgattttttagagaAAAGTTGACCGTGAAAAATGCCATTATGCCTTATTAAAAGAATCATACAGTATATTCCCAACTGTTGAAAACTCAAAATTTGGACGTAAAACAAAGGGGTGGGAGTTAAGTGTAAAGTGAAaaagatttttcttaaaattaagggctaatttgattatttagagaAAGATTGAGGATGAAAAATGTCATTATGCCTTATTAAAAGATTCTTGTAGTACATTCCCATTCCCATTCCAACTGTTGAAAACTCAAAAGTTGGACGTAGAACAAAGGGATGGGAGTTAAGTGTAAAGTGAAaaagatttttcttaaaacattATCCGAAAAATCTGGTC
The nucleotide sequence above comes from Gossypium raimondii isolate GPD5lz chromosome 13, ASM2569854v1, whole genome shotgun sequence. Encoded proteins:
- the LOC105783510 gene encoding AP-3 complex subunit mu — encoded protein: MLQCIFLLSDSGEVMLEKQLTGHRVDRSICDWFWDHVISQGDSFKSQPVIASPTHYLFQVVREGITFLACTQVEMPPLMGIEFLCRVSDVLSDYLGGLNEDVIKDNFVIVYELLDEMIDNGFPLTTEANILREMIAPPNIVSKVLSVVTGNSSNVSDTLPGATGSCIPWRAAEPKYANNEVYVDLVEEMDAVINRDGALVKCEVYGEVRVNSHLSGLPDLTLSFANPSILDDVRFHPCVRFRPWESHQVLSFVPPDGEFKLMSYRIKKLKSTPLYVKPQLTSDAGKCRVNVLVGIRNDPGKTIDSITLEFQLPPCILSADLNSNHGTVNILGNKICSWTIGRIPKDKTPSLSGTLLLETELERLHVFPTFRVGFRIMGVALSGLQIDKLDLKTAPSRLYKGFRALTRAGEFEVRS
- the LOC105783511 gene encoding psbP domain-containing protein 1, chloroplastic, whose protein sequence is MAIILDSLLPLSRPTLPARLSTPFPPPASRLCTRRNQSFQAFSIPRRNAMALILSTYIFSEVGLHDNIAFAEPSVGFREYIDTFDGYSLKYPQNWIQVRGAGADIFFRDPYVLDENLSVELSSPSSSRYKTVEDLGPPEEAGKKVLKQYLTEFMSTRLGVRRESNILSTSSRVADDGKLYYQVEVNIKSYANTNELAVMPQDRVPRLEWNRRYLSVLGVENNRLYELRLQTPESVFVEEENDLRQVMDSFRVNKVAG